In the genome of Tachysurus vachellii isolate PV-2020 chromosome 9, HZAU_Pvac_v1, whole genome shotgun sequence, one region contains:
- the LOC132851392 gene encoding gastricsin-like isoform X1 yields MHWSLVMHSVVFSQGFVRLYRVPLKKGKSIRQRLMEKGIHLPYTDPALKYLRPEVLATTTIDSLTYADSYYFGVISVGTPPQSFEVLFDTGSSNLWVNSVYCSTQACTAQTQFNPQQSSTYQSTSQTFYLPYGAGALNGVFGYDTVTLSGIQVPNQEIGLSTNEPSQPFLSAPFDGILGLAYPSLAVGNAMPLVDNMIQQGLLEQNLFGIYLSPAGGSGSEVAFGAVDTNMYQGQIYWTPVTAETYWQIGIQEVQISGQQTGWCSQYGGCQAIVDTGTPSLTAPSSFLSSLMQSIGAQQNSYGQYAVDCSQVSNLPTLTFTISGVNFPLGPSYYVQESQSGYCTVDITPTYLPSQNNQPLWIFGDVFLRAYYSAYDRGNNQVGFAQVA; encoded by the exons ATGCACTGGTCTTTAGTTATGCATAGTGTTGTTTTTAGTCAAGGCTTTGTACGTCTTTACAGGGTTCCCCTGAAAAAGGGTAAGTCCATCAGACAGCGCCTGATGGAGAAGGGCATCCATCTGCCCTATACTGATCCGGCCCTTAAATATCTGCGCCCAGAGGTTTTGGCTACTACCACTATTGATTCCTTGACCTATGCTGAT TCATACTACTTTGGCGTGATCAGCGTAGGTACACCACCCCAGTCCTTTGAGGTGCTTTTTGACACAGGCTCTTCCAATCTGTGGGTCAACTCTGTGTACTGCAGCACCCAGGCATGCA CGGCACAAACGCAGTTCAACCCACAGCAGTCCTCCACCTACCAGAGCACCTCCCAAACCTTCTACCTGCCCTATGGAGCTGGAGCTCTTAATGGTGTCTTTGGTTACGACACTGTCACT CTGTCTGGCATCCAAGTCCCTAATCAGGAGATTGGTCTGAGCACTAACGAGCCAAGCCAGCCCTTCCTTTCAGCTCCATTTGATGGAATTCTTGGTCTGGCCTACCCATCTCTTGCTGTTGGCAATGCCATGCCCCTTGTGGACAACATGATACAGCAGGGTCTCCTTGAACAAAACCTTTTCGGAATCTATCTGAGCCC AGCTGGAGGGTCTGGCAGTGAGGTGGCTTTCGGCGCTGTGGACACCAACATGTATCAGGGTCAGATCTACTGGACACCAGTGACCGCTGAGACCTACTGGCAGATTGGCATTCAGGA GGTCCAGATTTCAGGACAGCAGACTGGCTGGTGCTCTCAGTACGGCGGCTGCCAGGCCATCGTGGACACCGGAACCCCCAGCCTTACTGCCCCTAGTTCCTTCTTGTCATCTCTGATGCAGAGTATTGGAGCACAGCAGAACAGTTATGGCCAG TATGCTGTGGACTGTAGCCAGGTCAGTAATCTCCCCACTCTGACCTTCACCATCAGTGGAGTGAATTTCCCTCTGGGTCCCTCTTACTACGTCCAA GAATCCCAGAGCGGCTACTGCACCGTTGACATCACTCCCACCTACCTGCCCTCTCAGAACAACCAGCCTCTCTGGATCTTCGGTGATGTCTTCCTCAGGGCCTACTACTCTGCGTATGACAGAGGAAACAACCAGGTGGGCTTTGCCCAGGTTGCCTGA
- the LOC132851392 gene encoding gastricsin-like isoform X2: MKGLIILMACLMLSEAMIKVPLKKGKSIRQRLMEKGIHLPYTDPALKYLRPEVLATTTIDSLTYADSYYFGVISVGTPPQSFEVLFDTGSSNLWVNSVYCSTQACTAQTQFNPQQSSTYQSTSQTFYLPYGAGALNGVFGYDTVTLSGIQVPNQEIGLSTNEPSQPFLSAPFDGILGLAYPSLAVGNAMPLVDNMIQQGLLEQNLFGIYLSPAGGSGSEVAFGAVDTNMYQGQIYWTPVTAETYWQIGIQEVQISGQQTGWCSQYGGCQAIVDTGTPSLTAPSSFLSSLMQSIGAQQNSYGQYAVDCSQVSNLPTLTFTISGVNFPLGPSYYVQESQSGYCTVDITPTYLPSQNNQPLWIFGDVFLRAYYSAYDRGNNQVGFAQVA, encoded by the exons ATGAAGGGCCTAATCATCTTAATGGCTTGCCTCATGCTCTCAGAGGCAATGATCAA GGTTCCCCTGAAAAAGGGTAAGTCCATCAGACAGCGCCTGATGGAGAAGGGCATCCATCTGCCCTATACTGATCCGGCCCTTAAATATCTGCGCCCAGAGGTTTTGGCTACTACCACTATTGATTCCTTGACCTATGCTGAT TCATACTACTTTGGCGTGATCAGCGTAGGTACACCACCCCAGTCCTTTGAGGTGCTTTTTGACACAGGCTCTTCCAATCTGTGGGTCAACTCTGTGTACTGCAGCACCCAGGCATGCA CGGCACAAACGCAGTTCAACCCACAGCAGTCCTCCACCTACCAGAGCACCTCCCAAACCTTCTACCTGCCCTATGGAGCTGGAGCTCTTAATGGTGTCTTTGGTTACGACACTGTCACT CTGTCTGGCATCCAAGTCCCTAATCAGGAGATTGGTCTGAGCACTAACGAGCCAAGCCAGCCCTTCCTTTCAGCTCCATTTGATGGAATTCTTGGTCTGGCCTACCCATCTCTTGCTGTTGGCAATGCCATGCCCCTTGTGGACAACATGATACAGCAGGGTCTCCTTGAACAAAACCTTTTCGGAATCTATCTGAGCCC AGCTGGAGGGTCTGGCAGTGAGGTGGCTTTCGGCGCTGTGGACACCAACATGTATCAGGGTCAGATCTACTGGACACCAGTGACCGCTGAGACCTACTGGCAGATTGGCATTCAGGA GGTCCAGATTTCAGGACAGCAGACTGGCTGGTGCTCTCAGTACGGCGGCTGCCAGGCCATCGTGGACACCGGAACCCCCAGCCTTACTGCCCCTAGTTCCTTCTTGTCATCTCTGATGCAGAGTATTGGAGCACAGCAGAACAGTTATGGCCAG TATGCTGTGGACTGTAGCCAGGTCAGTAATCTCCCCACTCTGACCTTCACCATCAGTGGAGTGAATTTCCCTCTGGGTCCCTCTTACTACGTCCAA GAATCCCAGAGCGGCTACTGCACCGTTGACATCACTCCCACCTACCTGCCCTCTCAGAACAACCAGCCTCTCTGGATCTTCGGTGATGTCTTCCTCAGGGCCTACTACTCTGCGTATGACAGAGGAAACAACCAGGTGGGCTTTGCCCAGGTTGCCTGA
- the mapk8ip2 gene encoding C-Jun-amino-terminal kinase-interacting protein 2 isoform X1, producing the protein MKMADRAEMFSLSTFHSLSPPGCRAAHDISLEEFDDEDLSEITDDCGIGLNYDSDPYEKDSLILEKSDVHHTVCSFQDDFQEFEMIDDEDEDDEDGEVDPDAPPSPSTSPPPSPTLGSLKSRPTTLNLTTAVSQDSLNNNSSVSPRKSSWQESLRNSQSRVSPSHTCLDDGSHVTGTCKGAPDITVSAKGTPPNPLGHCGLNQSPGRPLLYDFEGNRRERLEYGSFGQHNSSRGSEVTEVNLPAKEHLEERVPSGEDCSSQCSDTEVDHDLNDHTKRRQCRPRPDDTYTITTETADDPELENDLTMDGTSKCLSSTAPLGNDAETPLSDEELDKEFEIDFRSQEAFDLTCQEEEGSSYVEFPCIEPTYPYSLSAPALSSQSEPRDESGHMPQNQPAAASNDTTSPSSDPGIADMNAKRYAESGHHIDDLSSPGSDSDLEGDLEAEFACGGPLVSNMISSISETELDLTSESSSGRSSHLTNSIEEASSPTSDPELDHELDGEQDSGIVGLKTSLLLGQPEPIKHDLSPYLKHSPDIHPLDDGQALIGLQNVDDEQGFEHQADPDETLPPAVPSDDRAAQQLLLKIEPDHSLESFKRSFYLPVEPRLMPSVDDYDGTTEGDSESESEDDLSENSDSPWLLSNLVNKMISEGSFPISCPEDCLRRSASISDTLSPSSDLETEAYNEGEEYRTQISKCEEDSQEQPLMNSDMRTNGEQDDRRDSCGSGEEQKNKTISSCLYMSNPTNDTVVPICLERYHSNTNQDFTSQRSLKNQQNVEEEEPNNDLMMDRMKDLDSPSLSESILSDKDEGRETRRDPLSLEKMTEVKNSLTLDIPTAQTNRCFSLTYSTDNDEDEQDVSPFLEAIHNPPSPYGDDTYLDSSPPIDESVRELRNTFDPAGVRPVDDSLAYDSVKYTLVVDENTTLELVSLKRCTSVLSDDSDGLSTVCDDEVADEDEDIYGESQTMGGMRPDLLLSSSSEEDSSPEADLPFSKKFLNVFVNGTSRSSSTESFGLFSCTINGEEKDQTHRAVFRFIPRHADELELDVDDPLFVEEEEDDYWYRGYNMRTGARGIFPAYYAHEVISQTKDMMAMKRNPAWMESFTVQFLGSVEVPYHQGNGILCAAMQKIAMARKRTVHLRPPSLCDLEISLQGVKLIMSLEDEYDLSEEFDRCSHFFQMKNISFCGCHPKNNCYFGFITKHPVLDRFACHVFVSQESMRPVAECVGRAFQEYYQEHLEYACPTEDIYLE; encoded by the exons GGCAGCACATGACATCAGTCTGGAGGAGTTTGATGATGAAGATCTGTCTGAGATTACAGATGACTGTGGCATTGGTCTCAACTATGACTCTGATCCTTATGAAAAg GACTCCCTCATCCTGGAGAAGAGCGATGTCCACCATACTGTCTGCTCATTCCAAGACGACTTCCAGGAGTTTGAGATGATTGAcgatgaagatgaggatgacGAGGACGGGGAGGTAGATCCTGATGCTCCACCCTCTCCTTCTACATCTCCTCCCCCTTCCCCTACTTTAGGTTCACTTAAGAGCCGCCCCACAACCTTAAACCTGACCACTGCAGTTTCACAG GATTCCTTGAACAACAACAGTAGTGTATCTCCACGAAAGTCAAGCTGGCAGGAATCTCTTCGCAACTCACAGA GTCGTGTGTCTCCAAGCCACACTTGCCTTGACGATGGTTCCCACGTTACCGGCACATGCAAAGGGGCTCCTGACATCACTGTCTCTGCCAAAGGTACTCCCCCAAACCCACTTGGCCACTGTGGTCTCAATCAGTCACCTGGCAGGCCGCTGCTGTACGACTTTGAAGGCAACAGACGAGAGCGTCTTGAATACG GTTCCTTTGGTCAGCACAACTCCTCAAGAGGTTCTGAAGTCACTGAGGTAAACCTTCCTGCTAAAGAACATCTTGAGGAACGTGTCCCCTCAGGTGAAGATTGCTCTTCTCAGTGCTCTGATACAGAAGTTGACCATGACCTCAATGACCATACCAAACGCAGACAATGTCGTCCTCGACCTGATGACACATATACTATCACTACGGAGACTGCTGATGACCCAGAGCTGGAGAACGACCTTACTATGGATGGCACCAGCAAGTGCCTATCCTCGACAGCACCACTAGGGAATGATGCAGAGACCCCACTGTCAGATGAGGAATTAGATAAGGAATTTGAGATTGATTTCAGGAGCCAGGAGGCCTTTGATCTAACTTGTCAGGAGGAAGAGGGCTCATCCTATGTAGAGTTTCCCTGCATTGAACCCACATATCCATATTCTCTCTCCGCCCCTGCATTGTCCAGTCAGTCTGAACCCAGAGATGAGTCTGGTCACATGCCTCAGAATCAACCTGCTGCTGCATCAAATGACACAACATCTCCTTCCTCTGATCCTGGAATTGCTGACATGAATGCCAAGCGCTATGCAGAGTCAGGCCACCACATAGATGACCTTAGTTCCCCTGGATCTGACTCTGATCTTGAGGGTGATTTGGAAGCAGAGTTTGCCTGTGGTGGTCCATTGGTTAGTAACATGATTTCATCCATCTCTGAGACAGAGCTGGACCTGACTAGTGAGTCCAGCAGTGGAAGGTCTTCACATCTCACAAACTCCATTGAGGAGGCCAGCTCCCCAACATCTGACCCTGAACTTGACCATGAGCTTGATGGTGAGCAAGACAGTGGCATCGTGGGTCTGAAGACATCTCTTCTTTTAGGCCAACCTGAACCCATTAAACATGACCTTTCACCATATTTGAAGCACAGTCCGGATATCCATCCTTTGGATGATGGTCAGGCCCTGATTGGGCTACAGAACGTGGATGATGAGCAAGGGTTTGAGCATCAGGCTGATCCAGACGAGACCCTGCCTCCTGCTGTGCCCAGTGATGACAGGGCAGCTCAGCAACTTCTGCTGAAGATTGAACCAGATCATAGCCTGGAAAGCTTTAAACGGTCTTTCTACCTTCCTGTTGAGCCTAGACTCATGCCCTCAGTGGATGACTATGATGGCACCACTGAAGGAGACTCTGAGTCAGAATCGGAGGATGACCTTAGTGAGAACTCAGACTCACCATGGCTTCTTAGTAACCTGGTAAACAAGATGATTTCAGAAGGATCATTTCCAATTAGCTGTCCAGAGGATTGCCTCAGGCGCTCTGCCTCCATTTCTGACACGCTCTCACCCTCATCTGATCTGGAGACAGAAGCCTACAATGAAGGCGAAGAATACAGGACACAGATATCAAAATGTGAAGAAGACTCCCAGGAACAGCCTTTGATGAACTCAGATATGAGGACAAATGGAGAACAAGATGACAGAAGAGACAGTTGTGGATCAGGAGAAgagcaaaaaaacaagactATCAGCTCTTGTTTATACATGAGCAATCCTACAAATGACACAGTTGTTCCTATTTGCTTAGAGAGATACCACTCCAACACAAATCAGGACTTTACATCCCAGAGATCActgaaaaatcaacaaaatgtaGAGGAGGAGGAGCCAAATAATGACTTAATGATGGACAGGATGAAGGATCTCGACTCCCCCAGCCTAAGTGAGAGCATCCTCAGTGACAAGGATGAGGGGCGAGAGACAAGAAGGGATCCACTTTCTCTGGAAAAAATGACAGAGGTCAAAAACAGTCTGACGCTCGACATCCCTACAGCACAGACTAATCGTTGCTTCAGCCTAACATACTCCACAGATAATGATGAAGATGAGCAGGATGTTTCCCCTTTCCTGGAGGCTATTCACAACCCACCCTCACCCTATGGAGATGATACTTACCTGGACAGTTCTCCACCTATTGATGAGAGTGTCCGGGAGTTGCGAAATACCTTTGATCCAGCTGGTGTTAGACCAGTGGATGATTCCCTGGCATATGACTCAGTAAAATACACTCTAGTTGTGGATGAAAATACTACTCTGGAGCTTGTGAGTCTGAAACGATGCACCTCTGTTCTGAGTGATGACAGTGATGGTCTCTCCACTGTTTGTGATGATGAGGTAGCCGATGAGGATGAAGATATCTATGGTGAGAGTCAGACCATGGGAGGAATGCGCCCTGATCTACTGTTGAGCTCCTCCTCAGAAGAAGACTCTTCACCGGAGGCAGACCTACCGTTCTCTAAGAAATTCCTTAATGTATTTGTCAATGGCACATCACGATCCTCCA gtACAGAATCATTCGGGTTGTTTTCTTGCACTATAAATGGAGAGGAGAAAGACCAGACTCACAGAGCTGTGTTCAG ATTTATCCCACGTCATGCAGATGAACTAGAACTGGATGTAGATGACCCGCTTTTTGttgaagaagaggaggatgatTACTGGTACCGTGGCTACAACATGCGCACAGGGGCTCGGGGGATCTTCCCTGCGTATTATGCTCATGAAGTCATCAGCCAAACCAAAGACATGATGG CAATGAAGAGAAACCCAGCATGGATGGAGAGTTTCACTGTGCAGTTTTTGGGTTCTGTTGAAGTGCCTTACCACCAAGGCAATGGCATCCTCTGTGCTGCCATGCAGAAG ATTGCCATGGCGAGGAAGAGGACAGTGCATCTCCGTCCTCCATCTTTGTGCGACTTGGAGATTAGCCTACAGGGAGTGAAGTTGATCATGAGTCTGGAGGATGAGTATGACCTCTCtgaagag TTTGACAGATGCAGTCACTTCTTCCAGATGAAGAACATCTCTTTCTGTGGATGTCACCCAAAAAACAACTG TTACTTTGGCTTCATTACCAAGCACCCAGTCCTGGACAGGTTTGCGTGCCATGTCTTTGTCTCTCAGGAGTCCATGCGGcctgtggccgagtgtgtggg ACGTGCGTTTCAGGAGTATTATCAAGAGCATCTTGAGTACGCTTGTCCCACTGAGGATATCTACCTGGAGTAG
- the mapk8ip2 gene encoding C-Jun-amino-terminal kinase-interacting protein 2 isoform X2 → MKMADRAEMFSLSTFHSLSPPGCRAAHDISLEEFDDEDLSEITDDCGIGLNYDSDPYEKDSLILEKSDVHHTVCSFQDDFQEFEMIDDEDEDDEDGEVDPDAPPSPSTSPPPSPTLGSLKSRPTTLNLTTAVSQDSLNNNSSVSPRKSSWQESLRNSQSRVSPSHTCLDDGSHVTGTCKGAPDITVSAKGSFGQHNSSRGSEVTEVNLPAKEHLEERVPSGEDCSSQCSDTEVDHDLNDHTKRRQCRPRPDDTYTITTETADDPELENDLTMDGTSKCLSSTAPLGNDAETPLSDEELDKEFEIDFRSQEAFDLTCQEEEGSSYVEFPCIEPTYPYSLSAPALSSQSEPRDESGHMPQNQPAAASNDTTSPSSDPGIADMNAKRYAESGHHIDDLSSPGSDSDLEGDLEAEFACGGPLVSNMISSISETELDLTSESSSGRSSHLTNSIEEASSPTSDPELDHELDGEQDSGIVGLKTSLLLGQPEPIKHDLSPYLKHSPDIHPLDDGQALIGLQNVDDEQGFEHQADPDETLPPAVPSDDRAAQQLLLKIEPDHSLESFKRSFYLPVEPRLMPSVDDYDGTTEGDSESESEDDLSENSDSPWLLSNLVNKMISEGSFPISCPEDCLRRSASISDTLSPSSDLETEAYNEGEEYRTQISKCEEDSQEQPLMNSDMRTNGEQDDRRDSCGSGEEQKNKTISSCLYMSNPTNDTVVPICLERYHSNTNQDFTSQRSLKNQQNVEEEEPNNDLMMDRMKDLDSPSLSESILSDKDEGRETRRDPLSLEKMTEVKNSLTLDIPTAQTNRCFSLTYSTDNDEDEQDVSPFLEAIHNPPSPYGDDTYLDSSPPIDESVRELRNTFDPAGVRPVDDSLAYDSVKYTLVVDENTTLELVSLKRCTSVLSDDSDGLSTVCDDEVADEDEDIYGESQTMGGMRPDLLLSSSSEEDSSPEADLPFSKKFLNVFVNGTSRSSSTESFGLFSCTINGEEKDQTHRAVFRFIPRHADELELDVDDPLFVEEEEDDYWYRGYNMRTGARGIFPAYYAHEVISQTKDMMAMKRNPAWMESFTVQFLGSVEVPYHQGNGILCAAMQKIAMARKRTVHLRPPSLCDLEISLQGVKLIMSLEDEYDLSEEFDRCSHFFQMKNISFCGCHPKNNCYFGFITKHPVLDRFACHVFVSQESMRPVAECVGRAFQEYYQEHLEYACPTEDIYLE, encoded by the exons GGCAGCACATGACATCAGTCTGGAGGAGTTTGATGATGAAGATCTGTCTGAGATTACAGATGACTGTGGCATTGGTCTCAACTATGACTCTGATCCTTATGAAAAg GACTCCCTCATCCTGGAGAAGAGCGATGTCCACCATACTGTCTGCTCATTCCAAGACGACTTCCAGGAGTTTGAGATGATTGAcgatgaagatgaggatgacGAGGACGGGGAGGTAGATCCTGATGCTCCACCCTCTCCTTCTACATCTCCTCCCCCTTCCCCTACTTTAGGTTCACTTAAGAGCCGCCCCACAACCTTAAACCTGACCACTGCAGTTTCACAG GATTCCTTGAACAACAACAGTAGTGTATCTCCACGAAAGTCAAGCTGGCAGGAATCTCTTCGCAACTCACAGA GTCGTGTGTCTCCAAGCCACACTTGCCTTGACGATGGTTCCCACGTTACCGGCACATGCAAAGGGGCTCCTGACATCACTGTCTCTGCCAAAG GTTCCTTTGGTCAGCACAACTCCTCAAGAGGTTCTGAAGTCACTGAGGTAAACCTTCCTGCTAAAGAACATCTTGAGGAACGTGTCCCCTCAGGTGAAGATTGCTCTTCTCAGTGCTCTGATACAGAAGTTGACCATGACCTCAATGACCATACCAAACGCAGACAATGTCGTCCTCGACCTGATGACACATATACTATCACTACGGAGACTGCTGATGACCCAGAGCTGGAGAACGACCTTACTATGGATGGCACCAGCAAGTGCCTATCCTCGACAGCACCACTAGGGAATGATGCAGAGACCCCACTGTCAGATGAGGAATTAGATAAGGAATTTGAGATTGATTTCAGGAGCCAGGAGGCCTTTGATCTAACTTGTCAGGAGGAAGAGGGCTCATCCTATGTAGAGTTTCCCTGCATTGAACCCACATATCCATATTCTCTCTCCGCCCCTGCATTGTCCAGTCAGTCTGAACCCAGAGATGAGTCTGGTCACATGCCTCAGAATCAACCTGCTGCTGCATCAAATGACACAACATCTCCTTCCTCTGATCCTGGAATTGCTGACATGAATGCCAAGCGCTATGCAGAGTCAGGCCACCACATAGATGACCTTAGTTCCCCTGGATCTGACTCTGATCTTGAGGGTGATTTGGAAGCAGAGTTTGCCTGTGGTGGTCCATTGGTTAGTAACATGATTTCATCCATCTCTGAGACAGAGCTGGACCTGACTAGTGAGTCCAGCAGTGGAAGGTCTTCACATCTCACAAACTCCATTGAGGAGGCCAGCTCCCCAACATCTGACCCTGAACTTGACCATGAGCTTGATGGTGAGCAAGACAGTGGCATCGTGGGTCTGAAGACATCTCTTCTTTTAGGCCAACCTGAACCCATTAAACATGACCTTTCACCATATTTGAAGCACAGTCCGGATATCCATCCTTTGGATGATGGTCAGGCCCTGATTGGGCTACAGAACGTGGATGATGAGCAAGGGTTTGAGCATCAGGCTGATCCAGACGAGACCCTGCCTCCTGCTGTGCCCAGTGATGACAGGGCAGCTCAGCAACTTCTGCTGAAGATTGAACCAGATCATAGCCTGGAAAGCTTTAAACGGTCTTTCTACCTTCCTGTTGAGCCTAGACTCATGCCCTCAGTGGATGACTATGATGGCACCACTGAAGGAGACTCTGAGTCAGAATCGGAGGATGACCTTAGTGAGAACTCAGACTCACCATGGCTTCTTAGTAACCTGGTAAACAAGATGATTTCAGAAGGATCATTTCCAATTAGCTGTCCAGAGGATTGCCTCAGGCGCTCTGCCTCCATTTCTGACACGCTCTCACCCTCATCTGATCTGGAGACAGAAGCCTACAATGAAGGCGAAGAATACAGGACACAGATATCAAAATGTGAAGAAGACTCCCAGGAACAGCCTTTGATGAACTCAGATATGAGGACAAATGGAGAACAAGATGACAGAAGAGACAGTTGTGGATCAGGAGAAgagcaaaaaaacaagactATCAGCTCTTGTTTATACATGAGCAATCCTACAAATGACACAGTTGTTCCTATTTGCTTAGAGAGATACCACTCCAACACAAATCAGGACTTTACATCCCAGAGATCActgaaaaatcaacaaaatgtaGAGGAGGAGGAGCCAAATAATGACTTAATGATGGACAGGATGAAGGATCTCGACTCCCCCAGCCTAAGTGAGAGCATCCTCAGTGACAAGGATGAGGGGCGAGAGACAAGAAGGGATCCACTTTCTCTGGAAAAAATGACAGAGGTCAAAAACAGTCTGACGCTCGACATCCCTACAGCACAGACTAATCGTTGCTTCAGCCTAACATACTCCACAGATAATGATGAAGATGAGCAGGATGTTTCCCCTTTCCTGGAGGCTATTCACAACCCACCCTCACCCTATGGAGATGATACTTACCTGGACAGTTCTCCACCTATTGATGAGAGTGTCCGGGAGTTGCGAAATACCTTTGATCCAGCTGGTGTTAGACCAGTGGATGATTCCCTGGCATATGACTCAGTAAAATACACTCTAGTTGTGGATGAAAATACTACTCTGGAGCTTGTGAGTCTGAAACGATGCACCTCTGTTCTGAGTGATGACAGTGATGGTCTCTCCACTGTTTGTGATGATGAGGTAGCCGATGAGGATGAAGATATCTATGGTGAGAGTCAGACCATGGGAGGAATGCGCCCTGATCTACTGTTGAGCTCCTCCTCAGAAGAAGACTCTTCACCGGAGGCAGACCTACCGTTCTCTAAGAAATTCCTTAATGTATTTGTCAATGGCACATCACGATCCTCCA gtACAGAATCATTCGGGTTGTTTTCTTGCACTATAAATGGAGAGGAGAAAGACCAGACTCACAGAGCTGTGTTCAG ATTTATCCCACGTCATGCAGATGAACTAGAACTGGATGTAGATGACCCGCTTTTTGttgaagaagaggaggatgatTACTGGTACCGTGGCTACAACATGCGCACAGGGGCTCGGGGGATCTTCCCTGCGTATTATGCTCATGAAGTCATCAGCCAAACCAAAGACATGATGG CAATGAAGAGAAACCCAGCATGGATGGAGAGTTTCACTGTGCAGTTTTTGGGTTCTGTTGAAGTGCCTTACCACCAAGGCAATGGCATCCTCTGTGCTGCCATGCAGAAG ATTGCCATGGCGAGGAAGAGGACAGTGCATCTCCGTCCTCCATCTTTGTGCGACTTGGAGATTAGCCTACAGGGAGTGAAGTTGATCATGAGTCTGGAGGATGAGTATGACCTCTCtgaagag TTTGACAGATGCAGTCACTTCTTCCAGATGAAGAACATCTCTTTCTGTGGATGTCACCCAAAAAACAACTG TTACTTTGGCTTCATTACCAAGCACCCAGTCCTGGACAGGTTTGCGTGCCATGTCTTTGTCTCTCAGGAGTCCATGCGGcctgtggccgagtgtgtggg ACGTGCGTTTCAGGAGTATTATCAAGAGCATCTTGAGTACGCTTGTCCCACTGAGGATATCTACCTGGAGTAG